From a region of the Paenibacillus sp. FSL R10-2734 genome:
- a CDS encoding LysR family transcriptional regulator yields MNLHALRLFHVIASMGSVTRASEALNISQPAITAQIKKFEKELSFALFKPQGRGIALTNAGEELALLAKRLFAVEQQIEQFAQDYVNGTNGSIRLAATYLPAHFLIPTWIAKFKQQYEQVEMVITTTNSSDALKQLLNVDVDMAIYGGIAEAYPDTIQTEELFQDELWFVVAPHHRYANRQVSLSDMMKEPFVMREEGSSTRERLLSLCRTYNTPAPTISLQFNGLHEAIQAVTAGYGANFVSSLVVREYVERGELCRVYVEGIHLKNIIAICTRKNEPLSASADNLIQMIRQNPYTM; encoded by the coding sequence ATGAATCTACATGCCTTGCGCTTATTCCATGTGATCGCATCAATGGGTAGTGTGACACGCGCTTCAGAAGCTTTAAATATCAGTCAACCTGCGATTACAGCTCAGATCAAGAAATTCGAAAAGGAACTATCCTTCGCCCTATTTAAGCCTCAAGGAAGAGGGATCGCGTTAACGAATGCGGGTGAAGAGCTTGCATTACTCGCCAAAAGACTGTTCGCTGTCGAACAGCAGATCGAACAATTTGCTCAAGATTACGTTAACGGCACGAATGGAAGTATTCGTCTAGCCGCGACGTATTTGCCCGCTCACTTCCTTATCCCTACCTGGATCGCAAAGTTCAAACAACAATATGAACAAGTGGAAATGGTGATTACCACCACCAATTCAAGTGATGCTCTGAAGCAGCTGTTAAATGTAGATGTGGATATGGCGATTTACGGAGGGATTGCCGAGGCATATCCAGATACGATCCAGACAGAGGAGTTATTTCAGGATGAGCTATGGTTTGTGGTCGCGCCCCATCACCGCTATGCGAATCGGCAAGTTTCTTTATCCGATATGATGAAGGAGCCTTTTGTCATGCGTGAGGAAGGTAGTTCGACAAGGGAGAGATTATTATCTTTATGCCGTACATACAACACACCTGCTCCCACGATCTCTTTGCAATTTAATGGACTACATGAAGCGATCCAAGCAGTTACCGCCGGATATGGCGCGAACTTCGTTTCTTCGCTCGTTGTACGTGAATATGTAGAACGTGGAGAGTTATGCCGAGTTTATGTTGAAGGCATACATCTGAAGAATATCATTGCGATCTGTACGCGGAAAAACGAACCTTTATCAGCCTCTGCGGACAACCTTATTCAGATGATCCGCCAAAATCCTTATACGATGTAG
- a CDS encoding NUDIX hydrolase, protein MAWPTHIVAVGGFAENEQGDILLVKTHDGGWVFPGGQVEVGENLMDALIREIKEESGIDVTVSQLIGVCSNTGIHKWYDGVTDVPTKVMFDFICKPVGGELCTSEETSEVMWVAKEKVLDWITQPAIRTRYQAYLDFDGNTRYMDYVTGDTFEVNLDRTV, encoded by the coding sequence ATGGCTTGGCCAACACATATTGTAGCGGTAGGTGGATTCGCAGAAAATGAACAAGGAGATATCCTTTTAGTGAAAACTCATGATGGTGGATGGGTATTTCCTGGTGGACAAGTAGAGGTCGGAGAGAACCTAATGGATGCATTAATTCGAGAGATTAAAGAGGAAAGTGGAATAGATGTCACGGTTTCTCAATTGATTGGTGTGTGTTCGAATACAGGCATTCATAAATGGTATGACGGTGTGACGGATGTCCCGACTAAGGTCATGTTTGATTTTATCTGCAAGCCTGTGGGTGGAGAGCTATGTACGTCAGAGGAAACCTCTGAAGTGATGTGGGTGGCAAAAGAGAAAGTGCTTGATTGGATTACACAACCGGCTATTCGTACCCGCTATCAAGCTTATTTGGATTTCGATGGAAATACGAGGTATATGGATTATGTAACTGGAGATACGTTTGAAGTTAATTTGGATCGAACGGTGTAA